The Polyangium aurulentum genomic interval CGGCAGCCTGATGGCCATCAAGGCCGCGCTGCGCCGCGGAGATTTCGCCCGAGCACGAGCCCTGCTCGACGCGGGCGGATGCGCCGCCGACGCCACCGAGCGCGCGATGCTCGGCTCCACAGCTCGCCGATAGAAAGGAACACGCCATGCCGCGCAGAAAAGAACCGCACCCGATAGCGGCCAAGCTGGGCGAACGGATCCGAGCGCTGCGCCAGGAGCGCGGCCTGACGCTCGGCCGGCTCGCCGTCACGAGCGGCGTATCGAAGGGCAACCTCTCGAGCATCGAGCGCGGGCTCGTGCTCGTGACCATTGCAACGCTCGTGCGAATCGCGCGGGGCCTCGGCCTCGCTCCGGCCCACTTGATCACGTTCCCCGAGGACAGCCCGCTCGACGCGCCGCTCGAAGCGTCACCGCCCCCCGCACGCCGCTGACCCACGGGCGCAGACGCGTTTGGGGGGCGTGGACGCGGTAGGGACCCCGCGCCGCTATGCCGCAGCGTGCATCACTTCGACAAGCAATACGTGGCGATGTGGATCGACTGCGGTATCACCTCGCCGTCAATCGACGTGTCCACCTCCGGGGAAGAGGCCACCGTGAGCACTCCCTCGTCCGCATCGAAGATCGCGGTATAGCTGAAGGACTCGTCCTCCGCGGGGCCGAGCGTGGTGATCGCGCCGGAGTCGAGCCCGACCTGCAAGAGCTTCAGGTTCGTGTAGTCGAGCGTAACCAGAAAGGCCTCACCGCCCGAAACTCCCATGGTGAGCACGATGCCCGGCGTCGGCGTCGGTTTCACCTCGAACGAGCCACCGGACCCGTTGAAGTTGGACCAGGGGATCGTGGCGGCGTACCCGGTATCGGTCGCCATATCGAACAGCACGTGGACCGCCGTGTCGTCGACGGCGATCTTGCAGCTCTCGGCCTGGACCGCGCTGGTGAGCTCCCCCGCTTTGGTGACGATATGTGCACGATCGTCGACCCCGATGAAGCAAGAGACGGGAGCGCCGTCGTGGAGGACCGCGTCCTCCGGCCACGAGATCGAGCTCTCGTATTGCTCGATCTCTTCCCACTGCCCCTGCGCGGTCCGCCGCAACATCGTATACGAGGCGTGCGTCGTGGTGAAGATGGTCAATGTGCCGTCCGCGGTGACGATCGGGAGGAGACCAGGTCCGCTATCGAACAAGGAGATCTCGAAGCCGCTGTCCTCCGTGCTCCCGTCTTCGCAGGCGAACTGGAGCTTCGCGCCGTCGACCGCGACCGCGTAAACGGCGCACCGCTTGCCGTTCGGCATCGAGACCGGCGCGACGATGAACTCGTATTGGCCCGCTTTCGGCACCTTGGCGAGCGGAGCGAGCTTTCCGTCCGGACCCACGAAGGCGAGCTCCGCGGCGCCATCTTCCGTGTCGCGCTGAAGGAGCGCAGACGGTCCTTCAGGTCGATCGAGCACTCCCACGATCAACCAGTAAGCAAGCGTCTTGCCCCCACCCAGGGACGGAATCCATTGCGCGGTGACGTCGCCGGTGACCGTCGACTCTTTGCACGAGTCCGCGCCCTCGCCGCCGGGCTTCGATCCGGAGCCGCCAGTGGGTTCCGATCCGGAGCCGCCGCACGCGGCAAGTGCCAGTGAAGAGAGGAGAAGCGACGAGAGGAGAAGAGAATGACGAAGGATTCGCATGCGGCGCCCCCAAGCAATCGCAATGCCAGAGCATTCTCGGACGCACGCGCTGGAATCTCCCTCGAGCCCGGGCAGCGCGTGAACGTCGGGTCACAGTACGTCGTGACGCGTCGTTTGGCGTGTACAGGCAAAGGCTCGGGCCCTCGGTATTCACCGGAAGCACGAAATCGACGGGCGCCAGGGTGTGGTCCACAATGCGCAGCCAACACGCGCCGCTCGAAGCGTCACCGCCCCCCGTACGCCGCGCATGCACGGGCGCAGACGCGTTTGGGGGGCGTGGACGCGATAGGGGGAAGGGGTGCCGGGGAGTTTCCCCGCCTGCGTGGCTATGCCGTGCCGCCGGGGCGGCGGACGATTACGGCTTCGCCGCGGCGGCGACCTTGCGCTCCATGCAGTCCTTGCAGCACTTGCAGTCCTCCACCACCGGCTGCGCCGGCTGCTTGCTCGCGCAAATGACCTCCTCGAGCAGCTCCTGGAAGCCCTGCGAGGTGTCCTCGTG includes:
- a CDS encoding helix-turn-helix domain-containing protein; its protein translation is MPRRKEPHPIAAKLGERIRALRQERGLTLGRLAVTSGVSKGNLSSIERGLVLVTIATLVRIARGLGLAPAHLITFPEDSPLDAPLEASPPPARR